Proteins from a single region of Nomascus leucogenys isolate Asia chromosome 2, Asia_NLE_v1, whole genome shotgun sequence:
- the GPRC5B gene encoding G-protein coupled receptor family C group 5 member B produces the protein MFVASERKMRAHQVLTFLLLFVITSVASENASTSRGCGLDLLPQYVSLCDLDAIWGIVVEAVAGAGALITLLLMLILLVRLPFIKEKEKKSPVGLHFLFLLGTLGLFGLTFAFIIQEDETICSVRRFLWGVLFALCFSCLLSQAWRVRRLVRHGTGPAGWQLVGLALCLMLVQVIIAVEWLVLTVLRDTRPACAYEPMDFVMALIYDMVLLVVTLGLALFTLCGKFKRWKLNGAFLLITAFLSVLIWVAWMTMYLFGNVKLQQGDAWNDPTLAITLAASGWVFVIFHAIPEIHCTLLPALQENTPNYFDTSQPRMRETAFEEDVQLPRAYMENKAFSMDEHNAALRTAGFPNGSLGKRPSGSLGKRPSAPFRSNVYQPTEMAVVLNGGTIPTAPPSHTGRHLW, from the exons ATGTTCGTGGCATCAGAGAGAAAGATGAGAGCTCACCAGGTGCTCACCTTCCTCCTGCTCTTCGTGATCACCTCGGTGGCCTCTGAAAACGCCAGCACGTCCCGAGGCTGCGGGCTGGACCTCCTCCCCCAGTACGTGTCCCTGTGCGACCTGGACGCCATCTGGGGCATTGTGGTGGAGGCGGTGGCCGGGGCGGGTGCCCTGATCACACTGCTCCTGATGCTCATCCTCTTGGTGCGGCTGCCCTTCatcaaggagaaggagaagaagagccCCGTGGGCCTCCACTTTCTGTTCCtcctggggaccctgggcctcTTCGGGCTGACGTTCGCCTTCATCATCCAGGAGGACGAGACCATCTGCTCCGTCCGCCGCTTCCTCTGGGGCGTCCTCTTTGCGCTCTGCTTCTCCTGcctgctgagccaggcatggCGTGTGCGGAGGCTGGTGCGGCATGGCACGGGCCCCGCGGGCTGGCAGCTGGTGGGCCTGGCGCTGTGCCTGATGCTGGTGCAAGTCATCATCGCTGTGGAGTGGCTGGTGCTCACCGTGCTGCGCGACACAAGGCCAGCCTGTGCCTACGAGCCCATGGACTTTGTGATGGCCCTCATCTATGACATGGTACTGCTCGTGGTCACCCTGGGGCTGGCCCTCTTCACTCTGTGCGGCAAGTTCAAGAGGTGGAAGCTGAACGGGGCCTTCCTCCTCATCACAGCCTTCCTCTCTGTGCTCATCTGGGTGGCCTGGATGACCATGTACCTCTTCGGCAATGTCAAGCTGCAGCAGGGAGATGCCTGGAACGACCCCACCTTGGCCATCACGCTGGCGGCCAGCGGCTGGGTCTTCGTCATCTTCCACGCCATCCCTGAGATCCACTGCACCCTTCTGCCGGCCCTGCAGGAGAACACGCCCAACTACTTCGACACGTCGCAGCCCAGGATGCGAGAGACGGCCTTCGAGGAGGACGTGCAGCTGCCCCGGGCCTATATGGAGAACAAGGCCTTCTCCATGGATGAACACAATGCAG ccctccgaACAGCAGGATTTCCCAACGGCAGCTTGGGAAAAAGACCTAGTGGCAGCTTGGGGAAAAGACCCAGCGCTCCGTTTAGAAGCAACGTGTATCAGCCAACTGAGATGGCCGTCGTGCTCAACGGTGGGACC ATCCCAACTGCTCCGCCAAGTCACACAGGAAGACACCTTTGGTGA